The stretch of DNA GGCCGACGTTGGGCACGGTGCCCATGGTGGTCGGATCGAACGCGCCGTTCGTCTTGCAGTCCTCGATGACCGCGTCGTAGATACCGGCATAACACCGATCCGGAATCACCGCCTTGGCATCGTACTGGTCGTCGTCGGCGCCCCACATCTGGCCGGAGTCGCGAATCATGGCGGGCATCGAGGCGTCGACGATGATGTCGTTGGGCGTATGCAGGTTGCTCAGTCCACGGTGCGAGTCGACCATGGCCAGCGGTGCACTCTCGGTGTTGATCCGGGCGATATGGTTTTCGATGGCGTCGCGCTTTTCATCCGGCAGGCGCTGGATGTTGGCATACAGATCGCCCAGCCCGCTGCGCGGATCGAAGCCGACCTCCCGCAGTGCCTCGCCGTGTTCGGCGATGACGTCCTTGTAGAACTCGCTGAGCACCATGCCGAACATGATCGGGTCGGAAACCTTCATCATGGTCGACTTCAGGTGTACGGAGAACAGTACGTCCTTGGCCTTCGCATCGGCGATCTCGTCGGCAATGAAGCGGCGGAAGGGCGCAGCGCGCATCACCGCGGTGTCCACGATTTCGCCGGCAAGCACCTCGGTTTCGGGTTTGAGTACCTGACGCTCGCCGTCGTCTCCGACGAACTCGATCTTGAGCGTATCCTCGGCGTCCATGGTCCGGGACTGCTCACTGGAGTAGAAGTCGCCGTCGTCCATGTGTGCCACATGCGCCTTGGAGTCGCTGCTCCACTCGCCCAGGCGATGCGGGTACTGACGGGCATATTCCTTGACCGCTTGCGGCGCACGCCGATCCGAGTTGCCTTGACGCAGCACCGGATTGACAGCGCTGCCCTTGACCTGGTCGTAACGAGCCTTGAGCTTCTTCTCCTCGTCGTTCTCCGGCTCTTCCGGATAGTTCGGCAGTTCATAGCCGAGCTGCTGCAGTTCACGGATGGCATCCTTGAGCTGCGGGGTCGACGCGCTGATATTGGGGAGCTTGATGATGTTCGCCCCCGGGTCGGCAGTCATCTCGCCGAGTTCGGCCAGATGATCGTCGAGCTTCTGATCGTCGTTCAGATAGTCGGGGAAGTTGGCGATGATGCGCGCAGCCAGCGAGATGTCCCGGGTTTCCACATGAATGCCGGCGGAGTCGGTATAGGCGTCGATGATCGGCAACAAAGAACGGGTCGCCAGGGCCGGAGCTTCGTCGGTAAGCGTGTAGATGATCTTGGGAGTCTGCGCCATCGGGATGAAAACTCTATTGCGTTGAACGATAAGAAATACTTGGGGCAATTATAAACTGTCTCAACCGTTTTGACGGCTCAACGGCCCAAGTGTTCCCCAACCCGTTTCCATACGCCGGCGTGTGTTGGCGTGGTTCGCGCCCCGCTTCTCCGGATCGATTTACCGACTTTCTATTGCTCCTTCCGAGCCTTGCCTTCGAGGGGAATCAGATCGCTGCGGGTGCGCCCATAGAACAGAATCTTCGAGCGGTCGTAGTGCGAGAAACCGTAGACGGGCATGCCTGCGTCCAGCGGTGCGCCCGTCTTGGCGTCGTAGAACACGGCCAGCAATTTGGCCACGCCCGTGCGTTCCTCACTTTTCCAGAGTGCGAGCTCCGGTGTCTTGAGCGAGCCGGTCAGAGGGATCGGTACGCTCGCGCTCGGAATGCCGAACAGTTTGGACGTGTTGTCGATCGACAGGGCGCCGTTGGCGATCTTGAGTATCGCGTCGGCCTGGTCGACGTCGTCGGTGAGGCTGTAGCCCTGTCGCAGTA from Salinisphaera sp. T31B1 encodes:
- a CDS encoding NADP-dependent isocitrate dehydrogenase encodes the protein MAQTPKIIYTLTDEAPALATRSLLPIIDAYTDSAGIHVETRDISLAARIIANFPDYLNDDQKLDDHLAELGEMTADPGANIIKLPNISASTPQLKDAIRELQQLGYELPNYPEEPENDEEKKLKARYDQVKGSAVNPVLRQGNSDRRAPQAVKEYARQYPHRLGEWSSDSKAHVAHMDDGDFYSSEQSRTMDAEDTLKIEFVGDDGERQVLKPETEVLAGEIVDTAVMRAAPFRRFIADEIADAKAKDVLFSVHLKSTMMKVSDPIMFGMVLSEFYKDVIAEHGEALREVGFDPRSGLGDLYANIQRLPDEKRDAIENHIARINTESAPLAMVDSHRGLSNLHTPNDIIVDASMPAMIRDSGQMWGADDDQYDAKAVIPDRCYAGIYDAVIEDCKTNGAFDPTTMGTVPNVGLMAQKAEEYGSHDKTFEIAGPGKVQVTNAAGEVLFEHDVDTGDIWRMCQAKDAPIQDWVKLAVNRARDSGMPAVFWLDPDRAHDAQMIAKVERYLADLNTDGLDISIMEPVAAMNHTLERVRDGKDTISVTGNVLRDYLTDLFPIMELGTSAKMLSIVPLMAGGGLFETGAGGSAPRHVRQLLRENHLRWDSLGEFLALAASLEHLAKAYDNQRAQVMADALDKATSKFLSSNKSPSRKVGELDNRGSHFYLALYWAEALAAQDSDDELKQTFGELADKLAANEDRIIDELNAVQDDAVDLGGYYFPNHEMANEVMRPSQTFNDTIATVAASGHQGELKVS
- a CDS encoding DUF6655 family protein, which translates into the protein MMTRYLPPLLAAAVVLAGCTTLRETDPEQTARQQLLLSTAADHAASQIKPNLPAGNTIYVDTSLFGTSEDYKNLYALNSVNAALLRQGYSLTDDVDQADAILKIANGALSIDNTSKLFGIPSASVPIPLTGSLKTPELALWKSEERTGVAKLLAVFYDAKTGAPLDAGMPVYGFSHYDRSKILFYGRTRSDLIPLEGKARKEQ